The Candidatus Binatia bacterium genome segment CATTATCCTCGATCACGCCAAAGATATCGATGGTCTGATCTCGCAACTTCATATTATCGATACATGTCTGGTCGCCGGCTTCGAGGCGTTCGCGCGACCATCTCTGACCGCCGCGCTTGGAGTCGGCGTCGCGGCCACCGGCCCAACTGACGGCGAAGCCGGAGTTCAGGATTCCTCCCGGGCGCAGCGTTCCCTTGCCGGTATCGGAAATGACCGAGTTCGGGAAGATTCCCGCGAGGCTTGGGGGTTGCGTCTGGGCCGTGAAGAGCGACCCGATCGCGGGGTAGGAGAGTCCGACCATGCCGACGTGTGCCGACCAGGCCTGCGCAGCGACAGCCTCGATCGCATCGTAGCCATCGGTATTCTGCAGATCCTCGAAGAACTCGAAGGCCCCGCCCGAACATCCGGTGCCGCGCATATTGACGCCCACCGAGGCGTACCCGAGGACGCCGGTGATCAACATCGACGGTTGCGGGTTATTCGGATCGGCGGGGGAATATCCTGAATATTCAACGACAGTCGGGTAGGGACCGTCCTCGATCGGACCGGGCAAGATGACGTTCACGGCAAGCAGTGTGCCGTCACGGGTCTCGAGGTATTGGTAGCCCTCGCGAAGTTGGATATCCGCATAAAAATCAGCACCCGGATGTTGGTCGGGGTTTCTCACCGTAAAGGCGGGGGAGGCGACACCAGCCGGCGCCCCTTCCGGGCTTGTCACACGATACCCATCGCCTGCCCGGATCTCGCGGAAGATAATGCTACCGAGATCATCGGCTTCGCCGATCCGGATTTCTTCGCCGGACGCATTTTTCAGCTGCAGTGTTTGTCCGGGTTCGGCATCGATCACCCAGACCTGATTGACGCTTCCATTAGCCTCGAAACTGGCGGGCTCCATCCCGGGCGGGGTTGGCTGGGGCGAGCTTGTCGGTTCCGGTGCGGGCGTGCTCGTTGGCTCTGGTGTCGGGTTGTAGCCCGATTTCGAGTCGCCGCATCCTGCAGCGAAAAAAACAGTGAAAGCGGCGAGCGCGAGCAGGGCTTGGGGCGGGGTGGCAAATCTCATTCTGTCTCCTTTGGTCTTGCGATATCGGGCCGGTTGGACAATTGATCTTCGCTTCAAGCTATGGTCGTCCCGGCCGGGCGTCAACCTCGAGGGCTGGCCATGCGAGGGCCATCTCGGCGAGAGCCGGGATTTTCGTCTCCTCGGCTTGAGAGATCAGGGGGGCAAGGGGTAGGCTCTCTCCATGAATCCCCCTGTGGAACCAGCCTCCGGGCTGATTGCCTGCCCGGATTGCGACTTGCTCAACCGGGAGCACGCGATTCCCGAAGGGGACCGCGGGTGCTGTGTCAGGTGCGGGGCCGTGCTCTTTTCCAATGATCCTCGGGCGCTCGACCGCGCACTCTCGCTGACGATCGCGACAGTTTTTTTGTTATTCGTCGCCAATGTCTTTCCCATCATGATCTTCAGCTACGCCGGTCAGAGCGAGTCGAATACTTTGCTCGATGGAGTTTTTTGGCTCGCTGACGGCGGGCTGCAGCTGGTCGCCCTGCTCGTCTTTCTCACCAGCATCATCTTTCCGATTCTGCGCACGGGTGGGCTGCTCTATGTGCTATTACCCCTGCGAGCGGGGGTGTCCCTGCCGGGTGCAAGAACGGTATTCCGATCGGTCTCGTCGATTGAAAAGTGGGGGATGCTCGATGTCTACGCATTGGCGATTCTGGTGACGGTGGTGAAGTTGGCCGATCTGGCCAATGCGACAATTTCGACCGGCTGCTTCGCGCTTGTCGCCGCAGCCGTCCTGATGATCGCCACGAGCAGCGCGATTGACCGCCGCGATATCTGGCGTCGTCTGGTCGTGCTTCGATGAGCACGGGCCAGACAGCGCGTCGGGCGGGCTATTGTTCCTGCGAAGTATGCGAACTTCTGGTGGCTGTTCCCGAGCCGGATCTTCCGCGGATGGAGTGCCCGCGCTGTCGCTCCACGCTCCACCTTCGGCGACCGAACGCGTTTTCTCGGACGGTCGCGCTGGTGATTGCCGGCTTTATTTTATACGTTCCCGCGAATCTTTACCCGGTGATGACGATCGAACTCGTGGGTCGGCCCGACCCAAATACGATTTTCACCGGCGTGAAGGAACTCTTTCAGAGCGGAATGTGGGAGATCGGATTGCTGGTGTTCAGTGCGAGCATTCTGGTCCCTCTGCTGAAGTTGGTCGGATTGTCCTATCTTCTGATCAGCGTGTACCGGGCGCGCCGCGGTGCTCGCCCCGGGCGCAAGCTGCGGCGCGATCGAACGCGCTTGTTCCGCGCGATCGAATTTGTGGGCCGATGGTCCATGCTGGACATGTTTCTTCTTTCGATGTTGGTGGCACTGGTTCGTTTCGGTGCGATCGCCTCGATCGAGCCTGGAATTGGCGCTACCAGTTTTGCTCTGGTGGTCGTAATCACCATGTTTGCCGCAGCGAGTTTTGATCCGCGGTTGATCTGGGATGATTTGGAGGAAGTTTGATGAGCGAAAACGAAACTGCAGAAACTCCGCCGGCCCCCAAAGCAGAGGTGCGCAAACGACGCGGGATCTCGATTGTCTGGATGGTTCCGATCATTGCTGCCGTGGTCGCGGGGGGGCTCTGGTTGCAAGCCTTGCAGTCTCGCGGGCCCATGGTGACGGTTCTCTTTGATGACGGCAGCAGTCTGGAGGCGGGGAAGACCAAAGTCCTTTTCGAAGGGGTTGAGGTTGGACGGGTTCAGTCAGTCGAACTGTCCGAGGATCTGAAGTCGGTCCGAACCGAGATTCGCCTTGACGAATCAGCGACACAAATGGCCCTCGACGGTGCTGAATACTGGGTGGTGCGGCCCTCGATCGGAATCGGCGGGATCAGCGGACTCGAGACACTGGTCTCGGGTTCCTATATCGGTGTGGTTCCGGGGCAAGGCAGCAAGAAAAAGGAATTTGTTGCGGTGGGACAGCCGCCGATGGCGACGACCCGGATCCCGGGATTGCAGTTGAAGTTCCGGTCGACGGGTTTGGCGTCGCTCGAGGTTGGATCGCCAATAGCCTTCCGCCAAATTCAGGTCGGTGAAATTACCGGCTATGAACTGCGAGAGGATCGCAGCGGGGTGGATTTGACCGCCGTTGTCTACAAGCGACATGCCTATCTGGTGCGCGAGCATTCGAAGTTCTGGAACGCCAGCGGTATCAATATGACCCTTGGCGCCGCCGGGTTGGAATTCAAGACGCAATCGCTGGCAGCGGTGCTGCTCGGTGGGATTTCCTTTCTGACCCCAAGCGGCGAGCGCGCGGGTGGCTCGGTGGCCGATGGAGTCGAGTTTGAACTCTTCGAGGATCTGGACGCGGTTCACCGCGAGAGGCGCATCAAGAACGGACTGGTGGTCATTCTTGAGTCGGGATCTGCAGGCTCGGTCAAGAAAGGGGATCCCGTTTCTTATCGCGAAGTCAAAGTCGGGCAGGTTTTGCGCCAGAAGTTAGGCTCCGAATCGAGCAAGGTACTCGTCTACGTCAATATCTGGCCGAAGTACGCCCCCCTGGTTCGCGATAACTCGGTGTTTTGGAACGCCAGCGGCGTGAAGGCGCATTTCGGATTGTTCAGCGGTTTGGATGTGTCGCTCGAATCGCTCGAATCCTTGATCGCGGGTGGTATCGCCTTTGCGACTCCCGATGACCCCGGGGCACCTGTGCCGAATAATAGTTATTTCAAGATTGCCGAGAAGCCCGAGGACCGCTGGTTGGATTGGGCACCGCGAATCACTACGGCGGCCTCCACGGTCTTCAAGGCGCCGGTAAGAGTCTTGAGGTCAGGCGTCGACGAGTTGAAAGGTTCGAATACGACGGCGACGGCGACGGAGACGGAGACCGCGCAGGTTGAACAGGAAGAAAATGAAAATCGAGAAGAACGTCGCGAAAAGTCGGCGCGGCATATTGGGGGTCATCGGCCCGGACATCGCGGGTTCTAGATCGGGCGGGAGGCTTTGTGCCTCTCGGGGCTGAATTTTACAGCTCAGGATCCACCGGTCTGGTTCTGCTGCTCGTAGACGCTTGAGAGCTGGGCGACGACATCTCCGGAGGTTACCGGGCGGTCGGCCTCTGCAGACGGCGGTGTTCCTTCCCGAACGCTTTTTGCGCGGGTGTCCACATCCGGCGACTCTGCGCGCAAAGCGGCTGTGGTCGAAGCTTCACGCTCTCTGTGGGCAAACGGGTCGAATTGGAAGAATCGGCCGGTATTTTCGTGCGTGATCTTGTTGATCTCGTCGTCCGGAATCCCGTCGAGCTGACGGGCGAGCACCTCGGGTGAATTGGGCCAGGTGGTATCGGAGTGGGGGTAATCACATTCCCAGGTGATGGTGTCGATGCCGACCTCGTGTCGATTCTTCAAACCGATGGGGTCGTCGATAAAGCAGGAGATCATATGCTCCCGCCAGACATCGCTCGGCCGTTTTCCACCAAAATCCTGATGCGTCCATTGGTGGTGGTTGGCGTGCACGTAGTCGGCCCTCTCGAGGAAGTAGGGAATCCATCCGATCCCGCCTTCCGAGAGAGCGACTTTCAGGTCCGGGAAGGCGCGCAGCGTGCGTGACCAGAGAATATCCGCCGCGCAATTCACGATGGTGATGGGGGCTGTCGTGATCATCACATCCACAGGTGCTTCCATCGACGTGAAGTGCATGCCCGCGCCCGACCCGATATGAATGCAGACCACCGTTCCTTCCTCGGAGCACGCTTTCCAAAGCGGATCCCAGGACGGGCTGTGCCAACTGGGAAAGCCCAACTCCTCGAGATTCTGGCTCAGGCTGATGGCGTGACAACCTTTGCGGGCCAGGCGTCGCACTTCCTCGGCGGCCAGTTCCGCATCCCAGAGGGGGACGTGCCCCAGCGGAATGAACCGCCCCGGGTAGGTGCCGCACCACTCATCAACGTGCCAGTCGTTGTAGGCTCGCAGCATGACCAGCGCGAGCGCTTTGTCTTCATGGCGCGAGAAGAGGGCGCCGCAAAGGCCGATGAAGGAGGGAAAGCACATCGAGCCGAGAATGCCGTTGACGTTCATATCCCGGATGCGTTCGTGAATATCGTACGTCCCCGGTCGAATCTGACTGAAGGAGGTCGGCTCCATGCCGTACTCCTCGGGCAGGCGTCCGACCACCGCATTCAGCGCGAGATTGATGATCGGTTGCCCCTGAAACATCCAGATATCCGTGCCGTCTTTTTGTTGGACGACTCGGGGTGCTTTTTCCTTCCATTCCGGAGCGAGGTGATGCTCGAACATATCGGGAGGTTCGACGACATGATCGTCAATACTGACCAGAATCAGATCTTCCGTGCGCATTTCGAATCTCCTGAGGTTGGGCAACCGATGCTACGTTCTCCTCTAGGCCATCGGACCTGTTCCGGTCAATCGATTGCCCGAGTCAGCCGGGGTGAATTTTTTCGCAGGAGGCGCTAGACCGGACGGTATGGGAATCGAGATTGCCGGCAAAATTCACAAAATTGAGGAAACCAAGCAGATCACGGAGCGCTTCCGGAAGCGTGAGTTCGTTCTGATTCTGGAGGAAAACTCGGAATACCCTCAGCATGTCCTCTTCCAGATGACGGGCAACCGCTGCGACAAGCTCGCGGATTTCAAGGTGGGCGACGAGGTCCGGGTGGATTTCAGTCTGCGTGGCCGAGAATGGACCAGTCCCAAGGATGGGGTTGTGAAATACTTCAACAGCCTCGACGTCTGGGACCTCTCCCGCGCCGGGGATCAGATGCCCGCTGACGATATGCCGTTCGGGGACGCTCCGCCTCCGGACGACGAAATGACGCCGTTCTGAGGCGTTTTCGCAATTTACCGGAATTTACCCGCGACCAGCAGGGCGTATGTCGGTCCGAGATCTCTCAGATCCCGGAACTGGCACCGGTAGGGTCCGACCACCGTTGCAGCATGGTGAGGCGTTCGTCGCCCTTGCGCTTGACCATTTCTTCCCACGAGCGTTTGTAACCGGTGTGCAGGATCTTCCAGTTTCCGTCGACCTTGCGGTAGCTGTCGCGGTACCAGCCGGTTCCCTGAATGGCGAAGCCATTCTCATCGTCGATGAAGACATCCTCGAGTCTCCAGATGCCGGTGGCGCTGGTTTCGGAGTCGAGTTCGATTTCCGGATGATGAACCGTGTGGCTGGTGAGGATATGCCCGCCGCTCATGGACTCCCGAAAGAAATCGAGGATGGCCTGTCGCCCCTCGAAGGCGTACTTTCCGCCGCTGTAGGCCGATGTTGCCTCTTCGAGGAAGCATTCCCCCATCTCGTCCCAGAGCTTGTTGTCCAGACACCGAAGGTATTTGTACTTCAGGCGCTTGATCGCTTCGAATTCCTGCAAATCGAACATAAACTCTCTCCTTGGCGGGGTTCAGTCAGCGCTTGCGCCCGCGTGGTTTTGTATTGGAAGGGTCGATAATGGGGATATTCGGCCCGCCGAGAAGGTCCGAGGTGGAATTCTCCTCGGTCTTGTCGAGCGGCAGAATTTTCGCCGTCCCGCCTTTTTCGACCTGATCGACTCGCACCACGGCATGCATGGGAATTTGGGCGCTTTTCACGCCTGCGAACTCGTTGCGCACTTCTTGTTCGGTCGGATCGACGATGATTTCCGACTTGCGCCCCCATGCGAAGCCGGAAATTTCGATAAAGCCGAATAACTCGCCCTGGGTCACATTCCGGCAATAGACCTCGAGAATCTTGTCCTCGGTGCGAAAACGAATTCGATAGAGCAGTTTTTTTCCGGCCACCTCGCCACTCTTGCAATCTCGCGCCCTGTCCTCAAGCGCAGCGTTCCGGGGGGGGGGCGGGCAGGCGATTATGAGCTCGGGATCAAATTTACTTGACGCATAAACAAACATTCGTTTAGCGTCGGTTCGAGTATGGGGAATCTCAAGAGAAGAGCACCGGAGCCGAGGCGATTTTCACCTCGGGGGGAGCGGATGATGTTTCTCTTGGCAGGGACGATCTTGAGCCTTGCACTCATGCTGCTGTTCCCTTGGGGTCAGGCGGGCGTCCTTGCGTGGGCCCGTGCCGAGCCGACGGTCGTGGACCTGACGGAGGGCCGCGTCCTGCGCTTGAAGCTGTCGTCCCGGGCGGCCCGAAATCTGGCGATCGCCAAGTTCGTCAAGGATCCTGCGCTCAACCCCTTGCAGAACCCGCTTGGCTGTCCGGACGCTGTTCCCTGGGTTCGACTCAAGGCCGCTGGTGGCTACGATAGCGGGCGGCTGGCGCTGCCCTGCGCGGAATGGAAGGGGAATCTCGCTCGGCTCACCTACAAGGATCGAGAGGGGATTCAGGGCGGCGTACGCTTGGTCAAATATCAGGTGGGCTCCCTGCAGGTGCAGTGGAAGGGGGATTCCTTCGCCCCCGTCTCTCTGCCGCTACCTGCGGAGCCGTGGGTCGAGGTGCGATTCAGTTGGGGCGGGGAAGATTCCAGTTGCGGCCGGTTTATGAATTTTCGACGCAACAAATCTACCATCGCCGTTGCTGGCCCGGGCAGTATGCCTTGTCTCCCGGAGGTCATACCCACCCCAACGCCGTCGGGGGTCCCCACCCCGACGAGTCAGCCAGCGACACCTTCGCCGTCGCCCGAAGGAGAACTATGCCCGCCGGAGTCGGATTGCCTCGAATTTCGCGTGGTTCCCGGCTCGGGAGATCTGCTCCCTGACGACGACGGGGTCTCGACGTGGTTGCGGGTATTTGATTTCACTGGTGCCGGGATTTTCGCAAACGCTACGGGTGGGGATTTCGGCGATGAGGAACTCCGAATCGCGCGGGGTCCGCTGGACGCGAGCGGTCGGGAAACCCTCCGCCTGACAGGCCCCGTATCGATGGCCGCCGCATTGCCCGATTTGGCGCTAGACCTCGGTCAGGCCGGCACGGTCTGCCTGCAGATCCACCCCGCGCCTTACCAGCAGGGATGGCTGGATTGTTCCCCATCGCGTCCGCCTCTGGTCTCTTTGACCGTCGATTCCGCGGGCGCGGGGGTGGCCTCCCCGCCGGTGCTGGAGGTTGGATCGGAAGATGCGGCCCCGCTTTCAGCCGGTGAGGCCTTTGTGCCCGTCCGACTGCGGCTTGGAATGGCTGCGACCGATGGCGTGGATTGCCGCTCCTTTGATTACGGCAGTGCCCCCATGATTTCCTCGGCACTGGTGACCGGAATCGCAACGAGCGCGGTCGAGAACGACTGGATCAACGGCGCGCCCGGCACCCCGGGGCTCAATCAGGTCGCTCTTGCGGGTGCTCCGTTTGCCTGCGCGCCCTGGGCCGCAGGAACCTTGGCGGAAGCCAGTCTGGTCGCGCCTCTTTTCGGAATGGACTTCCCGGTCCCCGTGCTCGATCAGGTTGTCGATCTGGCGCAGGTCGTCCGCCTGCGAATTGTTTCGGCAGCGATCCCGACTCCCACTCCGACTCCCACTCCGACTCCCACTCCGACTCCCACTCCGACTCCCACTCCGACTCCCACTCCGACTCCCACTCCGACTCCCACTCCGACTCCGACTCCGACGCCGACTCCGACGCCGGCGCCTACGCCCGATCCGATTCCGACGACGAGTCCGGCGCAATTGCAGGTGCTCTCGCTCGAGGATGGAACGGCGAATCTTGGGCCGACGTCGACGTCCTTCGGCAATTGTTACCAGCAAACGGTGACCAACCTGGAAGCGGTTTCCTCGTCAGCTTCAGGATTCTCGCTGGCCTATCGCAGCAACGCGGCTACCGATTGTGAGGTGGTTCTTACCGGAGGTGGTAATATTCAGGCACGCGTCCCCGCCTCGCTGGCGGTTGAGTTCGATCTGATTTGTCCGGCCGGAAGTCCCTACGAGATTGTCGTCGAGCAG includes the following:
- a CDS encoding DUF3127 domain-containing protein, yielding MGIEIAGKIHKIEETKQITERFRKREFVLILEENSEYPQHVLFQMTGNRCDKLADFKVGDEVRVDFSLRGREWTSPKDGVVKYFNSLDVWDLSRAGDQMPADDMPFGDAPPPDDEMTPF
- a CDS encoding paraquat-inducible protein A, which gives rise to MNPPVEPASGLIACPDCDLLNREHAIPEGDRGCCVRCGAVLFSNDPRALDRALSLTIATVFLLFVANVFPIMIFSYAGQSESNTLLDGVFWLADGGLQLVALLVFLTSIIFPILRTGGLLYVLLPLRAGVSLPGARTVFRSVSSIEKWGMLDVYALAILVTVVKLADLANATISTGCFALVAAAVLMIATSSAIDRRDIWRRLVVLR
- a CDS encoding paraquat-inducible protein A, with product MSTGQTARRAGYCSCEVCELLVAVPEPDLPRMECPRCRSTLHLRRPNAFSRTVALVIAGFILYVPANLYPVMTIELVGRPDPNTIFTGVKELFQSGMWEIGLLVFSASILVPLLKLVGLSYLLISVYRARRGARPGRKLRRDRTRLFRAIEFVGRWSMLDMFLLSMLVALVRFGAIASIEPGIGATSFALVVVITMFAAASFDPRLIWDDLEEV
- a CDS encoding nuclear transport factor 2 family protein, which produces MFDLQEFEAIKRLKYKYLRCLDNKLWDEMGECFLEEATSAYSGGKYAFEGRQAILDFFRESMSGGHILTSHTVHHPEIELDSETSATGIWRLEDVFIDDENGFAIQGTGWYRDSYRKVDGNWKILHTGYKRSWEEMVKRKGDERLTMLQRWSDPTGASSGI
- a CDS encoding amidohydrolase family protein; the encoded protein is MRTEDLILVSIDDHVVEPPDMFEHHLAPEWKEKAPRVVQQKDGTDIWMFQGQPIINLALNAVVGRLPEEYGMEPTSFSQIRPGTYDIHERIRDMNVNGILGSMCFPSFIGLCGALFSRHEDKALALVMLRAYNDWHVDEWCGTYPGRFIPLGHVPLWDAELAAEEVRRLARKGCHAISLSQNLEELGFPSWHSPSWDPLWKACSEEGTVVCIHIGSGAGMHFTSMEAPVDVMITTAPITIVNCAADILWSRTLRAFPDLKVALSEGGIGWIPYFLERADYVHANHHQWTHQDFGGKRPSDVWREHMISCFIDDPIGLKNRHEVGIDTITWECDYPHSDTTWPNSPEVLARQLDGIPDDEINKITHENTGRFFQFDPFAHREREASTTAALRAESPDVDTRAKSVREGTPPSAEADRPVTSGDVVAQLSSVYEQQNQTGGS
- a CDS encoding MlaD family protein, with protein sequence MSENETAETPPAPKAEVRKRRGISIVWMVPIIAAVVAGGLWLQALQSRGPMVTVLFDDGSSLEAGKTKVLFEGVEVGRVQSVELSEDLKSVRTEIRLDESATQMALDGAEYWVVRPSIGIGGISGLETLVSGSYIGVVPGQGSKKKEFVAVGQPPMATTRIPGLQLKFRSTGLASLEVGSPIAFRQIQVGEITGYELREDRSGVDLTAVVYKRHAYLVREHSKFWNASGINMTLGAAGLEFKTQSLAAVLLGGISFLTPSGERAGGSVADGVEFELFEDLDAVHRERRIKNGLVVILESGSAGSVKKGDPVSYREVKVGQVLRQKLGSESSKVLVYVNIWPKYAPLVRDNSVFWNASGVKAHFGLFSGLDVSLESLESLIAGGIAFATPDDPGAPVPNNSYFKIAEKPEDRWLDWAPRITTAASTVFKAPVRVLRSGVDELKGSNTTATATETETAQVEQEENENREERREKSARHIGGHRPGHRGF
- a CDS encoding DUF1820 family protein codes for the protein MAGKKLLYRIRFRTEDKILEVYCRNVTQGELFGFIEISGFAWGRKSEIIVDPTEQEVRNEFAGVKSAQIPMHAVVRVDQVEKGGTAKILPLDKTEENSTSDLLGGPNIPIIDPSNTKPRGRKR